The proteins below are encoded in one region of Patescibacteria group bacterium:
- a CDS encoding ribonuclease J, producing MYTKYKSKTNTTPIKKNTGDVQRKTVEKKNPNAVMQKTKFVSTGGDKDKLKIIVLGGLEQVGINMTLLEYNKEIITIDMGLMFPDEDMPGIDYIIPNTTYLEDKKEQIKGSIITHGHMDHIGAIPHLMEKLGNPPMFMGKLTAGLVRKRMERYRGVPKTNISEITDESVVQLGKNFRVEFLRVNHSIPDSFAIIIHTPVGTIVHTGDFKIDYTPVNDKPADLNRIALIGQSGVKLLMSDSTDSRSPGYQMSESAIGDEMSRIIDKVEGRLIIGTFASQLSRIQKIFDLAAKHNRRIFLEGRTMNDNVEIAHGIGYLKFDSKVLLDEAGFKKTPDDKVIILGTGAQGETNAFLSRVVSGEHKSIRLKKGDTVIFSSSIIPGNERSIQNLMDKIVRQGSKIINYRMMDVHAGGHAKQEDLKLMMRLLKPEYFMPIEGSHYMLSAHAELASQVGIPEEKIFVADNGQVIEFEKKGAASAIGKKTNVKVPTDYVMVDGLGVGDISNIVLRDRKVMSEDGMIVVITTIDSKTGDPIGNPDIISRGFVYMKENRELIEKTRMKVKKMIKDHDPRTPADDEHVKNKIRNEIGQFLFGQTKRRPMVLPVIIKV from the coding sequence ATGTACACAAAATATAAATCAAAAACAAACACAACCCCAATTAAAAAAAATACAGGGGATGTGCAAAGAAAAACAGTAGAGAAGAAAAATCCTAACGCTGTTATGCAAAAAACAAAATTTGTTTCCACGGGTGGAGACAAGGATAAATTAAAGATTATCGTTTTAGGTGGTCTTGAACAGGTTGGTATAAACATGACTCTTCTAGAATATAACAAGGAAATAATTACAATCGATATGGGATTGATGTTCCCTGATGAAGATATGCCTGGAATAGATTATATTATTCCTAATACTACTTATCTTGAAGATAAAAAAGAACAAATCAAAGGATCAATTATTACTCATGGCCACATGGATCACATTGGAGCTATCCCTCATTTGATGGAAAAATTAGGTAACCCACCAATGTTTATGGGTAAATTAACAGCAGGTCTTGTTCGTAAAAGAATGGAAAGATACAGAGGAGTACCTAAAACAAATATTTCTGAAATTACTGATGAATCAGTAGTGCAACTTGGAAAGAATTTTAGAGTAGAATTTTTAAGAGTAAATCATTCTATTCCAGATAGTTTTGCGATTATCATTCATACTCCAGTTGGAACTATAGTTCACACGGGTGATTTCAAAATTGACTACACTCCAGTAAATGACAAACCAGCTGACCTAAATAGGATAGCTTTAATTGGACAAAGTGGAGTTAAACTTCTCATGTCGGATTCGACAGACTCAAGAAGCCCAGGCTATCAAATGTCAGAGTCTGCGATTGGAGATGAGATGAGTAGGATTATAGACAAAGTTGAAGGAAGATTAATTATTGGAACCTTTGCTTCTCAGCTTAGTCGTATTCAGAAGATATTTGACTTAGCCGCAAAACACAACAGAAGAATATTCCTTGAAGGCAGAACCATGAATGACAATGTTGAAATTGCTCATGGAATTGGATATTTAAAATTTGATAGTAAAGTATTATTAGATGAAGCCGGGTTTAAAAAGACTCCTGATGATAAAGTAATAATTCTTGGCACAGGCGCTCAGGGTGAAACAAATGCTTTTTTAAGTAGAGTAGTTAGTGGAGAGCATAAATCTATTAGACTAAAAAAAGGTGATACTGTTATTTTTTCATCATCAATTATTCCGGGGAATGAGAGAAGTATTCAAAACTTAATGGACAAAATAGTTAGACAAGGATCAAAAATTATTAATTATAGAATGATGGATGTTCATGCTGGTGGTCACGCCAAACAAGAAGATTTGAAATTAATGATGAGACTTTTAAAGCCAGAATATTTCATGCCTATTGAAGGTAGTCATTATATGCTATCAGCCCATGCTGAGCTAGCTTCTCAAGTCGGAATACCAGAAGAAAAAATATTTGTAGCTGACAATGGTCAGGTTATTGAATTCGAGAAAAAAGGAGCAGCCTCAGCTATTGGAAAGAAAACAAATGTTAAAGTTCCGACAGACTATGTGATGGTTGACGGTTTAGGAGTGGGTGATATATCCAATATTGTTCTAAGAGACAGAAAAGTAATGTCAGAAGATGGAATGATAGTAGTAATCACTACAATAGATTCAAAAACAGGAGATCCTATTGGAAATCCTGATATTATTTCGAGAGGCTTTGTTTATATGAAAGAGAATAGAGAGCTAATTGAAAAAACAAGAATGAAAGTAAAGAAAATGATCAAGGATCATGACCCTAGAACTCCAGCTGATGATGAACATGTTAAAAATAAGATTAGAAACGAGATTGGTCAGTTTCTCTTTGGTCAAACAAAAAGAAGACCAATGGTTTTACCTGTTATTATCAAGGTTTAA
- the tsaE gene encoding tRNA (adenosine(37)-N6)-threonylcarbamoyltransferase complex ATPase subunit type 1 TsaE — protein MKKIITKTEKETFEFAKNYSKELKGGDIVGLIGNLGAGKTVFSKGIAAGLGIKEELTSPTFVYMKIYEVQNHSSIKKLCHIDAYRIKDDHALVNIGALEYFNNKEVLTMIEWADRVNNPLLKDATNITFEIISEKRYIYLNKKTIK, from the coding sequence ATGAAAAAAATAATAACTAAAACAGAAAAAGAAACTTTTGAATTTGCTAAGAACTACTCAAAAGAGTTGAAAGGCGGAGATATTGTTGGTCTTATTGGCAACCTAGGAGCTGGTAAAACAGTTTTTAGCAAAGGAATTGCCGCAGGGCTTGGCATAAAGGAAGAGCTTACAAGCCCAACATTTGTATATATGAAAATATACGAAGTTCAAAATCACTCAAGTATAAAGAAATTATGTCATATTGATGCTTATAGAATAAAAGATGACCATGCGCTTGTTAATATTGGCGCTTTGGAATATTTTAATAATAAAGAGGTTTTGACGATGATTGAATGGGCAGACAGGGTTAATAACCCATTGTTAAAAGATGCAACCAATATCACTTTTGAAATAATCAGTGAAAAAAGATATATTTATTTAAATAAAAAAACCATCAAATGA
- a CDS encoding M23 family metallopeptidase, which translates to MIFITISFVFTNLAQGTKAGELNGGNKKPIIAHIVSSEFGEIEQDIYFESALSAEELSLGLTQSYLGEEGSLSNNLKIDQEVVDEDKFAISPLLDQTEENILNSPQVAIKTQAVKRKDAVSYVVESGDTISTIAQKFGISVNTILWENDLNSHGLIRPGDELSILPETGLTHKVKSGDTLGAIASLNDIEIEDILESNNMTLSSKLSIGQKLLIPGGSKIVSVASVKKATQSYTGIQAIKNIVKPAPQKTVANKMAWPTVGNRITQYYSWRHKGLDIANKTGTPLFAADTGNIKFVGWSNGYGNNIIVDHGGGKKTRYAHMSKFYVSKGDDVTKGEAIGEMGSTGWSTGPHIHFEITIDGVKYNPLNYIR; encoded by the coding sequence GTGATTTTTATAACAATATCTTTTGTCTTTACTAATTTGGCTCAAGGAACAAAAGCGGGAGAATTGAATGGAGGAAACAAAAAACCAATTATAGCTCACATCGTCAGTAGTGAATTTGGCGAAATTGAACAAGACATATATTTTGAAAGTGCTCTTAGTGCCGAAGAATTAAGTCTTGGTTTAACTCAAAGTTACCTTGGTGAAGAAGGGTCCCTAAGTAATAATTTAAAAATCGATCAAGAAGTTGTCGATGAAGATAAGTTTGCTATTTCTCCCCTCCTTGATCAAACAGAAGAAAATATTTTAAATTCACCTCAGGTTGCAATTAAAACTCAAGCCGTGAAGAGAAAAGATGCTGTCTCATATGTTGTTGAATCAGGGGATACCATTAGCACAATAGCTCAAAAATTTGGAATTTCAGTTAATACTATTCTTTGGGAGAATGATTTAAATTCACATGGCCTTATTAGACCAGGAGATGAGTTGTCTATTCTTCCGGAAACAGGTTTAACTCATAAAGTCAAGAGTGGGGATACTCTTGGTGCCATAGCTAGCTTAAATGATATTGAAATTGAAGACATTCTAGAGTCCAACAACATGACTCTAAGTTCAAAATTGTCTATTGGTCAAAAACTACTTATTCCAGGTGGATCTAAAATTGTAAGCGTGGCTTCCGTGAAAAAAGCAACACAATCTTATACGGGTATTCAGGCAATAAAAAACATTGTAAAACCAGCCCCTCAAAAAACCGTTGCAAATAAAATGGCTTGGCCAACAGTTGGCAACAGAATAACTCAATATTATTCTTGGCGTCACAAGGGTCTAGATATTGCCAATAAAACAGGGACACCATTATTTGCGGCCGATACAGGGAACATTAAATTTGTTGGTTGGAGCAATGGTTATGGAAACAATATTATTGTAGATCATGGTGGTGGTAAAAAGACTAGATATGCTCATATGTCCAAATTCTATGTAAGCAAAGGAGACGATGTTACAAAAGGAGAAGCGATTGGAGAAATGGGCTCGACTGGATGGTCAACCGGACCACACATCCATTTTGAGATAACAATTGATGGTGTAAAATATAATCCACTAAATTATATAAGATAA